The Sphaerochaeta globosa str. Buddy region GCTCTGCACAGGACAAGCTTGCTTTGGTTCCCGCACTTTCACTCTCCTATGAAAAGAATACCGTTACTGAGTTGAGCAGACTGACCGACAGCCTTGCCTCAGCGGTAGCAGAATTGGAGAGGAAGGTGGTGGATGCACGCATGCCCGGCGAAGTGCTTCAGGTGAGCAGGTACTACCACGACCAGGTGCTCCCAGCTATGGCTGAAGTAAGGTCGATCAGTGATACAGCCGAGCTCTTGATGGGTGAACAATACTATCCTATTCCTACCTATGAGCATTTGCTCTATTCAGTCTGACCTGAAATATATGACATAAGCTTTGGAAACCCTCGTGAAAACCGAGGGTTTTCCTGTATCATCCATGCATTTTCATGCTAGAGTAAGAGTGTTCGATCTTCGGAGGAAGGATGCATCAGGAGAACCTGTCAGAATTACTCTACTCTCTCTTCAACACCATACCCGACCCCTTTTTTGTCATCGGCGAAGATGGCACCTATTTGGAGGTATTCGGGGGGACCGAACGAAGTCTTTATGATGATGGTAAACCCATGCAAGGCAAGAATATTTACGAGTTCATGCCCAAGGAGTTTGCCGATTTCTATATGCAGCAGGTACGCCATACTCTGGAAATTAATGCTCTCAACAGCTTTGATTATCAGCTGGAAACAAACAAGGTAAACCTTCCAGAGTTCAATGGACCAGGAGGAATGCAATGGTTTGAAACCAGGATGTTCCCCCTGCAGAAGACGTATAAGGGACAACGGGCGGTTACCGCCATGATCATCAACATCACTGAACGGAGAAACCTGCATAAGAAGTTGCGGGAGCTCTCCTATGTCGATCCTTTGACCGGCCTGTATAACCGCCGCTACTTTCTGGAACGGGTACGAATCCACTTGATGGAGAAGGGCGAGGCCCACATCATGCTCTGCGATATCGACCGGTTCAAGGATGTGAATGACCAATATGGCCACTTAGCCGGTGACGCGGTGCTGAAGGAATTCGCCCGCATTGCCAGGGATGTCCTGAAGCACAATCACGCCATCGCCCGCTTAGGAGGGGATGAGTTTGTCATGGCATTGACGGACTTGACCGATGAGCAGGCATATGAGGTGGGTGAAAGCCTTAGGAAGCGGGTGGAAGAGACTTCGATTTACTACCAAAGCACCGTACTTTCCATTTGTATCAGTATCGGCATAGCAAAGCTCAGCTTCGAGGACTTGGAGAAAAGCGAGTTGATCGCCGATGCCGACCGTGCCCTCTATCAGGCAAAAGCAGCAGGAAAGAACCGGGTCTGCCTGTTCTCTGACCCTGCAAGGGGGAAGTAA contains the following coding sequences:
- a CDS encoding sensor domain-containing diguanylate cyclase translates to MHQENLSELLYSLFNTIPDPFFVIGEDGTYLEVFGGTERSLYDDGKPMQGKNIYEFMPKEFADFYMQQVRHTLEINALNSFDYQLETNKVNLPEFNGPGGMQWFETRMFPLQKTYKGQRAVTAMIINITERRNLHKKLRELSYVDPLTGLYNRRYFLERVRIHLMEKGEAHIMLCDIDRFKDVNDQYGHLAGDAVLKEFARIARDVLKHNHAIARLGGDEFVMALTDLTDEQAYEVGESLRKRVEETSIYYQSTVLSICISIGIAKLSFEDLEKSELIADADRALYQAKAAGKNRVCLFSDPARGK